GGCCCAATAAGGTGGTTCTTGGTAACACACTGGAGCCACCTCTGCTGAACCACTTGTATCCATCGCTACTGGATCAGGTGGTGGTGACTGTCCAGGTTGTGAACCATCTTCAGGTGGAGAATAAGCTGGAGGTGGAGTTTCTGGTAATCCATTAGTACCATACGGACTCTGTGGATTCGGTGATGTTGTACTTCCTGGACTTGGCACTGAACCAACAGAAGACATAGGTGAAGTTGGATTTACACCTCCAGTGGATCCAGCATTAAATCCACTAGAAGAATAAGATACATTGTGCGGCATTGTTGGTTCTGCTATTTGTTGAAATGGTAACAATGAATGTCCAGGTGCATATTCTGAATGTCTAGGAACCAGTACTGGTGGTAGTACTGGACTCTCCACTCGCTTGTAGTGGTAAGGGTTGATACAAACTTCCTTCTGTTTTGCAGAGAAAGGATACTGACACAATTCTAATGGCTTCAATTCATGGTGCGACTGCAAATCTGGCCACCTCCATACTCGACAGTAAATAACATGTGGCAAACCCTTACGATGGGATACTTGTAATCTACCATCTAAACTTCTTGGAATTGTCACACATTTGCTAGGTGTTCCAGGACAGCTTAAAGCACGCTCCAATTCCTCTATTGcaccttttctctttttcaatttctttactaAGGAATCAACTGCTTTCTCAGcccatttttcttcttcgtcaCCCTGCTTCCAACCAAGCAACTTTTTCACGGCAGGACtagtaaatgaaaataaactatTCAACGAAGACATAGGTCCAGAGCTTGACGATCCTTCTTCATCATCCATGTTAAAAATACTGTAATACTTAAACTATATCTGTGACTTTCTTATGGTATTCCTGTTCCTAAACAACCTGTAATTTAAGACAATCTGTCAAGTATCCTGAATGTAGAATTTTTCAATACAGTTGACACAAATATTTCTTGTACGTTCACTACTGTTGCACAAACAAAAAATTTATACACGGTATATTACGTGGCTTTCAAAATCTCTTTGATTCAGCTCATAAAGATATCACTAAAGCTAGTCGAGCAATgaaacaaatattgtgttataacGTGAGGTTAGATATCACCAAAATTCATTGCACGTATCACGCGGAGCGCGGAATGTAACAGAGAAACGACAAAAATATACGTTTTATGGTCTTTCaatggaaaaaaaaatgaaacttgaaGAAAAACTAATTGCATACACACTTACGCAGAATTGCCTAGTGATCCAGCATTGTTTTTACTACAGTCTCCCACTCCTGTTACCACATTCTTGACGCCAACCTCTCGCCATCACGATCGAAGAGGAATACCCGTAAATTTATCGATTCCACACTTTGGTTTTATCGTGTTCTTAATGACAACAATTTTACGAATACGATAAACATCTAAGCAAATTTTCTTGTAACACAGTATAGCCACTCGCAGCGTTCAtaatctttctttctctctctctccctctttcctcTTATCTTCTGGCTGTCTTTCAATCTCTATCTCTTTCACTCGTTTTGGTGGCGGAGCCAGGGTATTCGCGACGAGCAGCAATAGTTAACAGAGAACATTCAGAATTTCAGGAAGTATTCGCAAGCTTCTTCACGTACTCACCGAGAATCGAACACCTAGAAATAATTTCGATGCAGCGGAATTGTTCGATAATGCTTCGTTCTTTTCATATGTCGCTTGCAGTTTCGACTACAAATATTTATCCATGGAAAGAACGAAACGTCGTATAACAGTATTATGGCGTTGCAGGAACATCATGGCGCCGTGTTTATGTAGACCGAACACACCACGAGAACTGTTACACACTGACCATGCCGATTCACATTGCTTATGACTCCCGGGCTCCTCGGATGCTTCGCTCTTCTGTCAATGGACAATTTTCGTTGCGCGCTTTATTTTCTATACGCGATCATAATTTATGTATACGTTCGCGTATAGCAATAATATGCACCCGTCGCACTACGCAACGACAATGTATTCAACGATAAGGGCTGATCGTAGATGACTCACTTGAAAAAAATGATACATTAGAAATCGTCATCGTGGCTTAACGCTACCAGGAAAATGTTGTGCCTAAATTTCAGAAACATTTTTCTCACGTGCATCGTTATTATCGATTAATTgtcgtaattaataaaattctttcgcAAAATTCGCGTCTCGTTATATCGATCAAAGAGTAAAATCAAAAAGCCGTGATTGGTACGGACTGAACACGGGAATGGAGGGAGATTTGATTGTTTCATTTATCTGTtgtaactataaatataaaaaacagtatattTGAGCGATAAAAAGATATTAtacaattctataaaatttcgcACGTGTAAATATCCATTAGTAAACGTACTGTTTCGCTAGTGCCCTTAAAAATTTCGCCTTACGAATGTTTGCTGCTTCCCGCTGTATCTCCTCGTTATTATTGGAATTTAATTCCAATAAACCAATTACTTTAATCTGCAATAATAATCCGATATAGCTTGTTCTCTTTCAAGCGAACGTTCTGCGCAACCTTACTAACCGCTAACTGTTTCCTATGATGTTCACCGCGTTTTGTGTGCAAATGTATCAGATATTCGAGTATTGTTGTGTCCCAAATACAATGGTAATATGCATCCATAGCATCAGCCGGTGCGCAACTTTTCTGATCACTCGCTGCCATTTTAAACGCCAAAGCATAATCCACTTCCTCTAAAAACTGGCATAAAACAGCAGCTTGAGTGTAACATTGTAAGTGGGCGCAACATTTGATCATACGCCTGTAAACGAGATCGTCGATCTGCGATCGTGGCACCGGTTGACTAAACAAATCACTAGATACCATGATAGcttctaaataatatttcattgcacTCTCGTAATACCCTAGAACTGAATATGCtacgttaatattattttccatggGGATTCAGCGTATTTACTGTTACTTCAAAACGAACCGAAGTTCAGATCCCCCATCAACCTCAACCACGGAACGTTACTTGGATAATATTTCAAAGCTTGCGACAATAGTTGGAATAGTAACTCTCCTATGGTCCTAATGTTATAAGAATTGGCGCTGTAAAGCATAAACATTTTATCGTTGATCGATGCAACTGTAAAAGTATATGTTAACTTACTTTGGTACACCGGCCGGCCAAAGAGAAAGATACTGTGTGTGCAATTCAAGGCTAGATTCATCGCGCAAAACGTTACGTAAACGTGCTAACAATGAAATAACAACAGTAAGAACCATAGGTTCACGCAGTCTACTGAGAGTACTTCCAATGCTAGCAACAACGTCTCTTGAAGCGCTACCGGCAGTCCCGCTGTTTCCACTATTGCCACGTTTTTGTGGTTGATCTCTGCTGGGTCCAAATGCagctaaaactgtataaaagatatatttaaaatttgatgaGAATCCGCAGTATATACTACCAAGTAATGCTTGTAAATCTGCAGACCCATGTCCCAGGCTTCCCTTGGAAATTTTCGTCCGCTTTTGTACTTCACGATATCTTGACAGACGCTGCTGATAGCTGCAGCAAATTCAGTATAGCTCCAACGCTTTTCTAAGCTAGTGAGGTAATCCCATTCAGCcatgtttaaaagaaaaacagtgCAGTACTCGATGATCTCTTGTCGTGGTATAACTTGATCCGTTGCTTGTAATGCTCCAAGACATTGCTTGCATCTTGCAACTAAACTCTGCATGTCACCTGTaatactttttttctttaatcgtTTATGATAATAAAAGATTTGCTTAAGTATACTTACATATATTTGTCGCTGGCCAAGCGTAAAGACACCTCCATATTTCAACGAGGAGGCACTCCCAATTTACTAGTTTACATAGCTTAAATATTAACGTGTTTCCACTTTGAGAATGTTGTTGTGCCTCTTTCTCCAGGACAGTCAAGGTCTCGATCGCACCTTCAAAATCTTTGAGCATTACCAATTCTCGACTTTTAGCAAGTAATACGTATGCATAGTCTTGAAGAAACCCCCTAGGAAGGGACATTACAACACTCTGCAATGGAATGGGTAATTCCCAACAACTGTTCACGTGCCACAAAGCTTTCATTCGTGGTTTCCCATCTAAATGTATCAATGTTTCGTGAATTTCAGAGGTGTTGTAAGACTGTATTAATCTCTGTTCCAATTCAAACATTTCTACTCTTGTACTCTCtgaaattaaagatatttaatacaatgTTATAAATTGATACTAAATTTCTGCTTTGTCttaaaaaaagttaatatttatatactaacTGGTGTATGTTACCAATGGAATGCCCCAATCATTCTTCAGCAATAAATCTGGTAATTCCACGTCTTCAACAGCGactgattttttaatttcgtcCAGTTCCTTCTCATTAAATAATGCTACGTACCCAGGATCCTCAAGTACCTTAGAAGCAACTCCATTAATATTGCTAGTATGTATAAGGTAAAGAAGAAAACGAGAGATACGTTTCTTATCAATTACAGAGGTCTTTTCTAAAGCATTACTGAGAGCCTGAAACAATCTGCACATAGtatgaagaataaaaaaatatataaaaacaatttgaAGTAGGAGGAAGAATGATTATACCCAAAAGAAAACATCAACTCCTTTAGGACCAGCTGCTTCTATTTCTGTCACATAGTCACCAAGAATAATACTACCATCTAAGATTTTCCTTACtaaatttaaacattgaatTTGAAGTAAAAGATCACGAGCTACAACAATCTTTCTATTTACAGACCCTCCTTGTATATCAAGCTCTAAGTTATCTCTATAAACCTGAGGGATTTCTCTTGTAATGTTGTCAGCTTGTAAGATCTGCAATATGTTCTAAAATACAAATGCATTATTAGTATACTATGTATATTCTTTTTACATTCATTCTAAAATACTTACAGTATACTGATCTTTAATTGATGCCTGCAACTGTTGAGTGAGACTTGCACTTATTCCATCTACAGGAACTTCACATGCTAAACAGCAGCCATCTAAATATTCCTTTCTCACTTTACAATATAGCCTACTTTCTGAAGCAttaagtttataaaataattcttttgctTGTATAATGTGACGCTTTGCTTCCTGATACTCCTCTTTCAGTAGGTGGAATTTTGCCAAATCATAATGTATCTacaaagaaacaatatattAGAAGAACTATTAATGAAAAGTTATACTCCATTTTAGAAAGGTAATACCTGACACTTAAATTCATCGATATTTATAGGGCACATATTCTCCCAATTCTGTTTAATCTCTGTACTGTCCTCAGTTAATATTTGGAAAGTATCGAAAGACAAAATTTTTGGACTCAATTCTTTAGTTTCTAAAACATTGTTTAAAACATTTACACTGGTAGATATATGTGCTTCTAATTTCCTAATTATATCATCCACTATTCCTGGGGGTACATATGTTGACTCTTGAATACCTGGACTGATGTACATAGGTATGATAAACATAATCcagaaaacattaattaaatgaaaatatatgatcTTACATATGAAGAAATTGTTGTTTTGACTGTTTATTATTTAAGGCTCTGTAAGTAATTGCTCTAATATGCCACctatgatataaaactattgtgAACAGAGTTTGGTCAGATATCGTTTGCAATGAAAATTCAGGTACAGCAGGTATTTCAATGGTCATGTCTGATGTCACGTAAATAAGATCTTGAAGTAATGTCATTTGTATTGGCAAAGGTAACTTTCTCTCTAGAATGTCTAAATCCCATTTTAGATGTGTAGCTACTTTTAGAGCTAAAATTTTTAATGCAAGGTTTCTGTGGCTCCATTTATGAGCAGTGTTGGGTATCGCTTCATTAGTTTCAGCATCAACAGTTTTCGCATCATTCTCCTTCTGCTCGGAGTTTATTGTTATAAACTTTACTATCAGATCTGTAGCTGAAGGATCTATAACGATAATGGGAATGCAATTAAAACGATGATTTCCTTTAAATACGTTCAATTGTTTCTAATAGTGAGACTCATAAGGTTAGCTTATTATTTACCAGGAGAAGGTTTCGATAAATGTTGCTGCAATAAAGACGGATTTAACAAGAATTCGAACCATAAAATCGTCTCAGGTGAAATTGGCACTGTGCCTGGTCTTAACAAATCCACATCCATCATATCATTCTTTTTAATGTCTATAAATTGAAAGTTGGACGAACCACTGTTGTAATCATATGGCTTTAAAAACACGCTTTGAAATCTGTCTCAGATGTCgctaaaatcaaatgtttctCTATCAATTTTGTTTGATAAAGAGAGAGACAAATGGATACCGCGAGCGAAAGGCGCGCCATTTCAATTAATGTTTGATCAATAATAAGAACACATCGTCAGACTTCGAAACATTCATAttgttcatttaataatattgtagaaTCATGGTGAGATTAACTACTGAATATATAGATCGAAAGTGTTCTCAGATGCTACTGAGCAAATCCCTCAGCAAGAAAGTAAAGAAACGCGAATTGCATAATGCAACGCACTTACGTATGAACAATATGTCTATAAGTAGCattgtaagatatttttatagaatgctAACAATATTTAGTTAGATTTCAATTATAATCAATGCACTCTTATCATAGGGGAATTTTGGTGATTACAAAAATCtgaaagtaatatatttacaaaacaataatataacaactatagaaaacttGCACTTTGCATTCAACTTAACGCATCTTTATCTGCAACATAATGtgataaagaaaatagaaaatttagatTCCCTCGATAAGCTTCAAACCTTGTACTTGGGATACAATAATATAGTTGTACTAGAAGGACTTGAAGGTTTGAGGAATTTGAATACTTTGGATATAGAGAATCAAAGGCTAAGTCCTGGAGAATCATTGTGCTTTGATCCAAGAAGTATATATACTTTGTCTGTAAGTGTTCAACAGTGCAAAGTTTAAATTGTGTCTTGTTACATATAAAAAGGTATtttgttacattaatttcaGACTTGTTTACAAGTACTCAATATTTCTGGTAACAGAATAATATCTCTGAAAGGTATCAAGAACTtacataaattagaaattttggaTGCCAGAAACAATTCTGTGGAAGATATTGATGATCTAACTGACACTATAAGCTTCTTAACTTCTTTAAAAGACTTATCTTTGCAAGGCAATTCTGTAACTCAATGTTACAGATACAAAGAAAATCTTATTGCTAATAATGATACAATAAGTGGGTTTATGCTTgagcaattttattttgaatccGTAAGTTATACTAATAAAtgtgtttttatagaaaatttcgaTGGGAAAACGATAACAGATGAGTGCCGATGTTTTATGAAGAGATTTAAGATAGAAAAACATCTTTACCGCAAAAAGAAGTCTTCTAGAATTACATTGGATGAGGACATTACAAGTACTTTTGAAATATAACTCTCAgtatatattgtttttgttaCTACAACTTTATTTTTAGGTTCATTAAATTTACCGCCTGcactgaaaaaatcaatatctaGAGCAATGTTCCAACATCCAGGTCCAAAATTATCTGTTACAATTTCATCAGCCATTGGTGAAATGCAACCACAAATGTTTCCATCATGGAAAACaggtattttataatttgaaatatcataaCTTTATTGAAAGTATGTAACTGTTGcatctattattataattaatttagctCCAGGTACAAAATTTATATGGCGTGGTCATATAACACCAAGGCCATTTTGGAGTAATGTAATTAAAGCCAGAGAACCTCATATTGTGCGATCGCTGGTAAAAAGCAAAGCTATTAAATTACCACCAGTCACACTGTTCCCCAACATAGAATAAAAGAACAATTTTTTGTGTAACATTCAATACATTTGTCATTATTAACCTTCATAACGGTACAACaacaaattatacatatatgcatGCAAAAAAACAGATTCCTTCAATTAGATGtgttcttatttattaatattctttttttttttttagaaaattatttataattgattgCATATTTTTCATTCATGTTTAGTCATTTTATATGTATCCTATTAAATAACTACTAAACTATTCGTTATTGCCTGCATGCTGGAAAGTCGTGTACAAGGtaaaaataaatctataatGAGAAATGCGTTAAACGAAAATATATGGCAGAATCTGTAAAAAGCTGAAGGCAaactaattacaataatattttgtacaacTTTCTAGCACTAAGGCgacatttgtattatataaatgtgcatAGAAcgtaacatatttttttttgtagctGAACTAAAGTACATTGATGTTCATGCGTGTAAAACAacgatttaatttaaatataacagaaCGTGCAtagttaaatattcaatgcGGATATTCTGACATGGGGATCACTATTACAGTACAATTAAGacattataaaagtataatattacgtTACACTGAATAAAcaacagaaatattcaaatacaaaatattattaactacATTTGTACACTGCTTGAAGGTTTATGTATTATGTTCAAAGATCGATTTTACATGAATTCCatacaaaatgtaaaaaaaagaaaatgtccATGTGATGAACTGTGGGAAATCGTACAGACTTCTTCAAGCAGAGCTAGCATAAAACTCCAATAATTTgatgaagaattaaataaataagttttaaaTGACGCAGGCATTTACAATACATACTTGTTAGTCACTATAAGCATGGAATGTTAGACATAATAAAAacaagtatataaattataaaattatatggtaTAAAAGGTACAAGTAGAAAATCAGTTTCTTATTTATCGTAACTTTACTGCCTTCTGTCACATTGGAACATTAAAGTTGGTCTATCAAATGTTACGAATTGCTCACAAATAATGTTCAGGACTAAAAAGAACTAATATAATGGTTGAGCATTATCTTAAAATATCGGCTAACGCTACGAAATAAGGTGAAATCaatgtattttaaacattagCTGCCAGCATATAACAACTAAACTTACAAGACAAAATGCAGTTCGCACGTAGATGGTCAATGATTATCCTTTGCTCCAGATAAACTATGATGACtctatatattattatcgtaCAAGTTAATATTATCAAAACCTCAAAGAAATTACTCTTACTCTCGATGAGATACATTGAACGTAAACAGCTAAAATCTATCGTTTCTCCGAAActgataaatgtataaaaatttgattgaGTTACGTTCATGTAAAAGgtagaaaagtaaaaaagattagtttataattaatacgtgaaaatatcatttatcattataaaataaatgcttTGTGCAGAATGCCAGcgttaatatatattaacagGTATCTAAATGATGCTTTGGAGAACAAAGGTATAAACAAGCCTCCTACGGTGAGATATGCATATCTTAATGCTCTTTTACAATTGTCGCATGtacaatatacatattattcatacataaatatatgaagCTGCGATACCgttctaatatttataaatttatgtatctatgtataattttatttttcaaaaaaaaaaggGTGATTTTTAAAtctgaataattttattgtagatTCAGGTTATCAGCCTTTTCTCAATCTTAGCATAATTCCTCgcgtttcataaaaaaattaaataaactattgAATAAACGAAACCTTATTTGACATTGTAGTCTTACAACTACAAAAGTTACAGCTAAATTTAGACACATACGCTGACCAATGCATCATAGCTCTTGGTGTGAAGTtacatacatataatttatcatCTTATCGGTATGTATTACTAATCATTTTTATCGTCCATCAAGTATATCATTCAAGAATATCTACACAGTTTCCAGAtgcatattttaaattattaaatagaagtGTATATAACAGCAACGCgaataatatgtattttcttttctgttttacaTTGCTGATAATAATACTTTATGTCGCAGGAAACTTTGtagatttctaatatttttcgtCAAATAATCATAAGTATTTATGTGtacatttatgtataatatatatatagatatatgtatatatgcatatatacatatatgtatattttgtatatattaatattttatatgtaaaggACTTTGACTTTGTCACACAATAAACATTACGTAATAtcgattaaaaaaagaaattatgttacaaataattaaagtGTAAAAAAAGTATTGCGTAAAAGCTACATTTAAATTCTAACTCGCATGAAAGCGATATCGGAAAAGATTCTTGTGTGCCGGTCACTTATGTACTATATACCTTTCACCATTACTTTTCATATATTCAGTTTGGAATAATTCTTTTGTATCAACAGATTCATAGAATTCCATTACGTATGTTAGAAACGCTTGTTATAATGTTTGTTTGTATTTTGTTAGACATACACGGTTTATAATGGTTGTATATTTCatctttgtattaataatatattttaaatatcttcgaCTTCACAAAACACTTTGTAactgcaatatttttttttaaagatattttcgTTCTTCATTATATATTAGGCTCATGGATGtagttttaaaaatagaaatttatatcgAAACGGAAAGCAGATCCGCAGAAGAATTAAAGAAGAAACGATTAAGCTTAGCGCTGGTAATGTTATCGagtataatattgaacaaattCTTGTATAAGTGACGAAATATATTTGTCACAAGACACAcgctgtgtgtgtgtgtgtgtgtatgacTTTGCTTCCTGTTAAACGGTAATGTAAGTTTATAGGGCACTCTGTCTTATCTTCGTAACTATGAACAGACCATCTTTTGTTTACGTACATATATGACTATGTAtacataatatgtataatatatatttatgcttTGCGTATGTAAACGATACATACTCTGAATATGAACACTGGAGTTTATGGTACAGGGTACCTTGACTTTACTTCTCATTTAAAAAGAGAAACATCAtcgatgtttctttttttctcttgtaATTCACTTGATTTTGAATCAAGTTCAAGCTCATGTTATTGGGCAACATTTGTCGTAAGAAATAATGTTTTCCAAtctttacaagaaaatattaattttgacgATATAAATAATCAGTCCAAATTGTTCTTCGTGCATCATAgaaatgcattttaatatatcaacagtgaatatcattttatttctctattCTTTAGATCTACCAGCATTATATCTTTTAGATAAAGAGTGCCCCCTATTTCTTACAAAAttgtttttctataaattactGCGCTGTTTGTTGTTGGATCTCTATTTTTTCAACAGTCATATCTGGATTCATCGCAGTGGCCTCTTGGATCGCCTCTGCCAAAGCTCGATCGTGATCGACTGGATCACCGTCCGATTGTATCGTTATTTTTTGTTCTACTCGAGTCTCTACAACCCCATCCCTTTCGGTTTTGTACTATAATCAGAATAAGGCACGTGTTTTTCATTTCACGTATCGCGCGAAATGttcacaatgaaaatataaagtcTTACCGTTATTGTTTCAACAGTACGAGTTTTACTGGATATTGTTTGAGAACTGACTATTTCTCCTGTTGCGCTATACAAACCATCTTCGCTTTCAACGGCTACTTTCCTAGTTTCAGTTGTTACCAGTGGAACTGTGGCAGTAGCTGTCACATTATTCTCTGGTTCCCCTTTATAAACATTTGTCTCTGTTGTTATAACACCAGCTGGATCACTCTGAACAAAGTCAAACGATTACATTTATTTTGCACAGAAAATAGTAGCTCTAAACGTTTGACATATAtcattgtaatatacaaataataaatgatgtGCTAACGGACATAGACGATAAAACATGAACcaacgttttattaaaataccgtaagtttattgttattttcCGGGAATATTAATTCGTAGTACCTTAAAACCAGTGCCTTTAAGATGATGAAATATTACACTTTTAGGCTGTTTCGTGAATGTTATTCTTTAATGTCCCATAAATGTTAACAAATGAGCATCAATATGAAATAAGTAATTATGTATGTGATGATGTAAACGATATGGTTTCAATCAATTCAATCAGCAGTACCATAGGAACAAGCGTTATAACTTTCATCCACTTTAGAAACATTTCTAACGTATGTTATGTCGCAATGAGAAACGTGAATAGTATGTAGGCATATATACCTGAATGCGGATCCACTTAGAACGCATTTTCGAAACTGTATCTCTACGTATTCTCGcacgaataaaaattctttttgacGGTTTCTGATAATTGCCTAACAAAATTATACGATCCTTGAAGATTTACCTGATAATATTGATTGTAGAAAGCCTGCTGATCATCTTCAAGGTCAATTGGAGTACCTGAATCATCGCTGCTTGAACTGGATGTACTGAGCCTTCGTGAGAACAGCTACAccatgcaatgtgttaaccaagccggcaaaaattaattacaaaaataaatgaaaaaaaaataattaaacgtagCATGGGTTAAACTTAATCAATTAATCAGCATTATGAATGATTCTGATATTACTGGTATTACTGATCATAAAATTAACAAGTATTTCAATGTATGTGCAGTGTGATCGTGTATTAGAGTAGATGGAACACTGAAAATAGTTTTAGTTTCAACTTTCGTGTAtctgaatgtataaaataactCGTTTTTAATGATCTCCTGTTAGTATTAACCAAAAATATGATATACAGTGTTTTACGTAAATGCGTACATGCTTCAACCATTAGTTGTGAGCTATGTATGCCGTTATGAAACTTCAAAATTTGCACCATTACCTGTTCACCAGAAAGAACGTGACTCGTTGTTCGAACTTCTTGCGTTACTACTCTCTGCTCTTGCCGTGTCGCGCTGGTTGCAGTTGTATGTGCTACAGTCTTTTCTTCTACCTAATATgacaaaaaaaattataaaaaaagtcGTACTAGCGCTATAAGAAGAATATCGCATATATTGTACGGAGGTAATTAAAGTGTTCGCAAAATAGGCAATGAGTAagcatagcgcgataaaccattTTTACAAACCTGACTcgttttttgatttttttcaaGGTCCTCGTGCATTGTAGCGGTACGTGTGGTAACAGCGGTTGCTGTCATGTACGGGGCTCTACCATCATCTGATGCCTCTGCCTAAATACAACTACAAGGTGACTAATGTCTTATAATAACAGAACAATGTGTGCATACAGAATTATCAAGAAATACGAAAGTATTgattcattaatttctctttttccctatGCACTGGTTTCAAGATAATCACTGGTTTTTATCTAGGCCACTTAAATCGCAACTTATATCAATAATACGCATACTGCATGCAATACACAAAAATACTCTACTACTAGAAATCGCATTGcaatatatacaattatcaAACTAGTAAATACActacaatcgatgttattcaaagtaaaatttcagAAGTTCACAGCATTTGAACCGTATtttgaaacaataataataggaCCCAtcctgttaaaaaataattcaaataaattttgtttcattgatCTTTCCGTTGGAGTCGTTCTCATTACCTTTTGTGGGTAGTGAAATAATTAGTTACAAAAtaggatattattttaaaagttagATC
This genomic window from Nomia melanderi isolate GNS246 chromosome 9, iyNomMela1, whole genome shotgun sequence contains:
- the LOC116432402 gene encoding uncharacterized protein LOC116432402, coding for MVRLTTEYIDRKCSQMLLSKSLSKKVKKRELHNATHLRMNNMSISSIGNFGDYKNLKVIYLQNNNITTIENLHFAFNLTHLYLQHNVIKKIENLDSLDKLQTLYLGYNNIVVLEGLEGLRNLNTLDIENQRLSPGESLCFDPRSIYTLSTCLQVLNISGNRIISLKGIKNLHKLEILDARNNSVEDIDDLTDTISFLTSLKDLSLQGNSVTQCYRYKENLIANNDTIKNFDGKTITDECRCFMKRFKIEKHLYRKKKSSRITLDEDITSSLNLPPALKKSISRAMFQHPGPKLSVTISSAIGEMQPQMFPSWKTAPGTKFIWRGHITPRPFWSNVIKAREPHIVRSLVKSKAIKLPPVTLFPNIE
- the IntS8 gene encoding integrator complex subunit 8; its protein translation is MMDVDLLRPGTVPISPETILWFEFLLNPSLLQQHLSKPSPDPSATDLIVKFITINSEQKENDAKTVDAETNEAIPNTAHKWSHRNLALKILALKVATHLKWDLDILERKLPLPIQMTLLQDLIYVTSDMTIEIPAVPEFSLQTISDQTLFTIVLYHRWHIRAITYRALNNKQSKQQFLHIPGIQESTYVPPGIVDDIIRKLEAHISTSVNVLNNVLETKELSPKILSFDTFQILTEDSTEIKQNWENMCPINIDEFKCQIHYDLAKFHLLKEEYQEAKRHIIQAKELFYKLNASESRLYCKVRKEYLDGCCLACEVPVDGISASLTQQLQASIKDQYTNILQILQADNITREIPQVYRDNLELDIQGGSVNRKIVVARDLLLQIQCLNLVRKILDGSIILGDYVTEIEAAGPKGVDVFFWALSNALEKTSVIDKKRISRFLLYLIHTSNINGVASKVLEDPGYVALFNEKELDEIKKSVAVEDVELPDLLLKNDWGIPLVTYTKSTRVEMFELEQRLIQSYNTSEIHETLIHLDGKPRMKALWHVNSCWELPIPLQSVVMSLPRGFLQDYAYVLLAKSRELVMLKDFEGAIETLTVLEKEAQQHSQSGNTLIFKLCKLVNWECLLVEIWRCLYAWPATNICDMQSLVARCKQCLGALQATDQVIPRQEIIEYCTVFLLNMAEWDYLTSLEKRWSYTEFAAAISSVCQDIVKYKSGRKFPREAWDMVLAAFGPSRDQPQKRGNSGNSGTAGSASRDVVASIGSTLSRLREPMVLTVVISLLARLRNVLRDESSLELHTQYLSLWPAGVPNANSYNIRTIGELLFQLLSQALKYYPSNVPWLRLMGDLNFVLGYYESAMKYYLEAIMVSSDLFSQPVPRSQIDDLVYRRMIKCCAHLQCYTQAAVLCQFLEEVDYALAFKMAASDQKSCAPADAMDAYYHCIWDTTILEYLIHLHTKRGEHHRKQLAIKVIGLLELNSNNNEEIQREAANIRKAKFLRALAKQYVY
- the Mad gene encoding mothers against decapentaplegic homolog 1 — encoded protein: MDDEEGSSSSGPMSSLNSLFSFTSPAVKKLLGWKQGDEEEKWAEKAVDSLVKKLKKRKGAIEELERALSCPGTPSKCVTIPRSLDGRLQVSHRKGLPHVIYCRVWRWPDLQSHHELKPLELCQYPFSAKQKEVCINPYHYKRVESPVLPPVLVPRHSEYAPGHSLLPFQQIAEPTMPHNVSYSSSGFNAGSTGGVNPTSPMSSVGSVPSPGSTTSPNPQSPYGTNGLPETPPPAYSPPEDGSQPGQSPPPDPVAMDTSGSAEVAPVCYQEPPYWASIAYYELNCRVGEVFHCHSHSVIVDGFTNPSNNSDRFCLGQLSNVNRNSTIENTRRHIGKGVHLYYVGGEVYAECLSDSAIFVQSRNCNHHHGFHPSTVCKIPPGCSLKIFNNQEFAQLLSQSVNHGFEAVYELTKMCTIRMSFVKGWGAEYHRQDVTSTPCWIEAHLHGPLQWLDKVLTQMGSPHNAISSVS